In Ctenopharyngodon idella isolate HZGC_01 chromosome 1, HZGC01, whole genome shotgun sequence, a single genomic region encodes these proteins:
- the clta gene encoding clathrin light chain A isoform X1 produces the protein MDDFDMLSAPQGSAGNGVGADEDPAAAFLAQQESEIAGIENDEGFSILDSGDVPSSLSQDQDGALNGDLHGESNGPSDVYAAISSVDRLQAEPESLRKWREEQRERLEQLDANSRKQEVEWKEKAKLELEEWHTRQNEQLEKTKVNNRVLDEDFYKQPFADLIGYVTHINHPCYRLDQAAEEAMVSELDENSPGTEWERVARLCDFNPKSSKQAKDVSRMRSVLISLKQAPLVR, from the exons ATGGACGATTTTGATATGCTCAGTGCCCCCCAAGGAAGCGCAGGAAACGGTGTGGGGGCAGACGAGGACCCGGCGGCAGCATTTCTGGCCCAACAAGAGAGTGAGATCGCGGGCATCGAGAATGACGAGGGCTTCAGCATCCTGGACAGCGGAGATGTGCCTTCATCCCTGAGCCAAGACCAGGACG GAGCATTGAATGGAGATCTGCATGGG GAGAGTAACGGTCCTTCAGATGTGTATGCGGCCATCTCCAGTGTCGATCGGTTGCAGGCTGAGCCGGAGAGCTTGAGGAAGTGGCGAGAGGAGCAGCGCGAGAGGCTGGAACAGCTTG ATGCTAACTCACGTAAGCAGGAGGTAGAGTGGAAGGAGAAGGCAAAGCTGGAGCTGGAAGAGTGGCACACCAGACAGAACGAGCAGCTGGAGAAGACCAAAGTGAACAACAG GGTGCTGGATGAGGATTTCTACAAACAACCCTTCGCTGATCTGATTGGTTATGT CACTCACATTAACCATCCTTGCTACCGCCTAGACca GGCGGCTGAGGAAGCCATGGTGTCGGAGCTTGACGAGAACAGCCCTGGCACAGAATGGGAGCGTGTGGCGCGCCTTTGCGATTTCAATCCCAAATCCAGCAAGCAGGCCAAGGATGTCTCCCGCATGCGTTCAGTCCTCATCTCCCTTAAA
- the clta gene encoding clathrin light chain A isoform X2, whose product MDDFDMLSAPQGSAGNGVGADEDPAAAFLAQQESEIAGIENDEGFSILDSGDVPSSLSQDQDGALNGDLHGESNGPSDVYAAISSVDRLQAEPESLRKWREEQRERLEQLDANSRKQEVEWKEKAKLELEEWHTRQNEQLEKTKVNNRVLDEDFYKQPFADLIGYVAAEEAMVSELDENSPGTEWERVARLCDFNPKSSKQAKDVSRMRSVLISLKQAPLVR is encoded by the exons ATGGACGATTTTGATATGCTCAGTGCCCCCCAAGGAAGCGCAGGAAACGGTGTGGGGGCAGACGAGGACCCGGCGGCAGCATTTCTGGCCCAACAAGAGAGTGAGATCGCGGGCATCGAGAATGACGAGGGCTTCAGCATCCTGGACAGCGGAGATGTGCCTTCATCCCTGAGCCAAGACCAGGACG GAGCATTGAATGGAGATCTGCATGGG GAGAGTAACGGTCCTTCAGATGTGTATGCGGCCATCTCCAGTGTCGATCGGTTGCAGGCTGAGCCGGAGAGCTTGAGGAAGTGGCGAGAGGAGCAGCGCGAGAGGCTGGAACAGCTTG ATGCTAACTCACGTAAGCAGGAGGTAGAGTGGAAGGAGAAGGCAAAGCTGGAGCTGGAAGAGTGGCACACCAGACAGAACGAGCAGCTGGAGAAGACCAAAGTGAACAACAG GGTGCTGGATGAGGATTTCTACAAACAACCCTTCGCTGATCTGATTGGTTATGT GGCGGCTGAGGAAGCCATGGTGTCGGAGCTTGACGAGAACAGCCCTGGCACAGAATGGGAGCGTGTGGCGCGCCTTTGCGATTTCAATCCCAAATCCAGCAAGCAGGCCAAGGATGTCTCCCGCATGCGTTCAGTCCTCATCTCCCTTAAA
- the clta gene encoding clathrin light chain A isoform X3, producing MDDFDMLSAPQGSAGNGVGADEDPAAAFLAQQESEIAGIENDEGFSILDSGDVPSSLSQDQDGALNGDLHGESNGPSDVYAAISSVDRLQAEPESLRKWREEQRERLEQLDANSRKQEVEWKEKAKLELEEWHTRQNEQLEKTKVNNRAAEEAMVSELDENSPGTEWERVARLCDFNPKSSKQAKDVSRMRSVLISLKQAPLVR from the exons ATGGACGATTTTGATATGCTCAGTGCCCCCCAAGGAAGCGCAGGAAACGGTGTGGGGGCAGACGAGGACCCGGCGGCAGCATTTCTGGCCCAACAAGAGAGTGAGATCGCGGGCATCGAGAATGACGAGGGCTTCAGCATCCTGGACAGCGGAGATGTGCCTTCATCCCTGAGCCAAGACCAGGACG GAGCATTGAATGGAGATCTGCATGGG GAGAGTAACGGTCCTTCAGATGTGTATGCGGCCATCTCCAGTGTCGATCGGTTGCAGGCTGAGCCGGAGAGCTTGAGGAAGTGGCGAGAGGAGCAGCGCGAGAGGCTGGAACAGCTTG ATGCTAACTCACGTAAGCAGGAGGTAGAGTGGAAGGAGAAGGCAAAGCTGGAGCTGGAAGAGTGGCACACCAGACAGAACGAGCAGCTGGAGAAGACCAAAGTGAACAACAG GGCGGCTGAGGAAGCCATGGTGTCGGAGCTTGACGAGAACAGCCCTGGCACAGAATGGGAGCGTGTGGCGCGCCTTTGCGATTTCAATCCCAAATCCAGCAAGCAGGCCAAGGATGTCTCCCGCATGCGTTCAGTCCTCATCTCCCTTAAA